A DNA window from Mycolicibacter terrae contains the following coding sequences:
- a CDS encoding MinD/ParA family ATP-binding protein, with protein sequence MNADDDFPRGDFLHGGGPRSQPEPPRQQPTPQQPWGRPPQQQPVGQMPYPYPGPLPPVRPRPARGWRHLVLSATLGLVNLGPSPAEREETAYEAAIRSMPNGTYKVGVLGKGGVGKTTVAASVGSVFAALRRADHVVAVDADTAFGRLGSRIDPRATSSYWDLAADQSMQSFADISTRVGANAAGLYVLIGEPAAGGRRILDAALYREAALRLDRHFTISIVDCGSTMDSPVTQEALRDLDALIVVSSPWADGAGAAAKTMEWLADRGQGGLLQRSVVVLNDSDGHADKRTRSALTAQFLQHGQAVVEVPFDPHLRPGGVIDVMTEMAPATRRRFLQIAAIVARHFSSRPGGRGARNRPNQSM encoded by the coding sequence ATGAACGCCGACGACGACTTCCCGCGGGGCGACTTCCTGCACGGCGGCGGGCCACGGTCGCAGCCAGAGCCGCCGCGACAACAGCCGACGCCACAGCAGCCCTGGGGGCGGCCACCGCAGCAACAACCGGTCGGGCAGATGCCCTACCCGTATCCGGGCCCGCTGCCGCCGGTGCGGCCACGCCCGGCGCGCGGTTGGCGGCACCTGGTGCTGTCGGCGACGCTGGGGCTGGTCAACCTGGGGCCGTCACCTGCCGAGCGTGAGGAGACCGCCTACGAGGCGGCCATCCGTTCCATGCCGAACGGCACCTACAAGGTCGGCGTCCTGGGCAAGGGCGGCGTGGGCAAGACGACGGTGGCGGCCAGCGTCGGATCGGTGTTCGCCGCGCTGCGCCGCGCCGACCACGTGGTGGCCGTCGATGCCGACACCGCGTTCGGCCGGCTCGGCAGCCGCATCGACCCGCGGGCCACCAGCTCCTACTGGGACCTGGCAGCCGACCAGAGCATGCAGTCGTTCGCCGACATCAGCACCCGGGTGGGCGCCAACGCCGCGGGTCTGTACGTGCTGATCGGGGAACCGGCCGCCGGCGGGCGCCGGATCCTGGACGCGGCACTGTACCGGGAGGCGGCGCTACGCCTGGACCGGCACTTCACCATCTCCATCGTCGACTGCGGTTCGACGATGGACTCGCCGGTCACCCAGGAGGCGCTGCGCGACCTGGACGCGCTGATCGTGGTGTCCTCGCCGTGGGCGGATGGGGCCGGCGCGGCCGCCAAGACCATGGAGTGGCTGGCCGACCGCGGCCAGGGCGGTCTGCTGCAACGCAGCGTGGTGGTGCTCAACGACTCCGACGGCCACGCCGACAAACGGACCCGCTCCGCGCTCACCGCGCAGTTCCTGCAGCACGGTCAGGCGGTGGTCGAGGTACCGTTCGACCCGCACCTGCGCCCCGGCGGGGTGATCGACGTGATGACCGAGATGGCGCCGGCCACCCGCCGTCGCTTCCTGCAGATCGCGGCGATCGTCGCGCGCCACTTCTCTTCTCGCCCCGGCGGCCGGGGCGCCAGGAACCGCCCGAATCAGAGCATGTAG
- the glnA gene encoding type I glutamate--ammonia ligase, whose product MADDIFKLVADESVEYVDIRFCDLPGVMQHFSIPASALDASVFEDGLAFDGSSIRGFQSIHESDMLLLPDPATAWIDPFRAAKTLNLNFFVHDPFTREPYSRDPRNVARKAENFLTSTGIADTAYFGAEAEFYIFDSVNFDSQINGSFYQVDSVAGWWNTGRTTEADGSPNLGYKVRPKGGYFPVAPNDQYVDLRDAMTTNLTNAGFTVERGHHEVGTGGQTEINYKFNTLLHAADDLMQFKYIIKNTAWAHGKTVTFMPKPLFGDNGSGMHVHQSVWQDGEPLFYDEAGYAGLSDTARYYIGGILHHAPSLLAFTNPTINSYKRLVPHYEAPINLVYSQRNRSACVRIPITGTNPKAKRLEFRCPDSSGNPYLAFAAMLMAGIDGVKNKIEPAAPVDKDLYELPPDEAAAIPQAPTQLAHVIDNLEADHEYLTEGGVFTPDLIQTWINYKRENEINPVNLRPHPYEFALYYDC is encoded by the coding sequence ATGGCCGACGATATTTTCAAGCTTGTCGCTGATGAGTCAGTCGAGTATGTCGACATTCGATTCTGTGATCTGCCTGGGGTGATGCAACACTTCTCCATCCCAGCATCGGCGCTGGATGCGAGCGTTTTCGAGGACGGACTGGCCTTCGACGGCTCCTCGATCCGCGGCTTCCAGTCCATTCACGAGTCGGACATGCTGCTGCTGCCCGACCCCGCCACCGCATGGATCGATCCGTTCCGGGCGGCCAAGACGCTGAATCTGAACTTCTTCGTGCACGACCCGTTCACCCGCGAGCCCTACTCGCGTGATCCGCGCAACGTCGCGCGCAAAGCCGAGAACTTCCTCACCAGCACCGGCATCGCCGACACCGCCTACTTCGGTGCCGAGGCCGAGTTCTACATCTTCGACTCGGTGAACTTCGACTCTCAGATCAACGGGTCGTTCTACCAGGTGGACTCCGTCGCCGGTTGGTGGAACACCGGTCGCACGACCGAGGCCGACGGCAGCCCCAATCTCGGGTACAAGGTTCGGCCCAAGGGCGGCTACTTCCCGGTGGCTCCCAACGACCAGTACGTCGACCTGCGCGACGCCATGACCACCAACCTCACCAACGCCGGCTTCACGGTGGAGCGCGGACACCACGAGGTCGGCACCGGCGGGCAGACCGAGATCAACTACAAGTTCAACACGCTGCTACATGCCGCCGATGATCTGATGCAGTTCAAATACATCATCAAGAACACCGCCTGGGCGCACGGCAAGACCGTCACCTTCATGCCCAAACCGCTCTTCGGCGACAACGGCTCGGGCATGCACGTGCACCAGTCGGTCTGGCAGGACGGCGAACCGCTGTTCTACGACGAGGCCGGCTACGCCGGGCTGTCCGACACCGCCCGCTACTACATCGGCGGCATCCTGCACCACGCGCCGTCGCTGCTGGCGTTCACCAACCCGACCATCAACTCCTACAAGCGCCTGGTACCGCACTATGAGGCGCCGATCAACCTGGTCTACAGCCAGCGCAACCGGTCGGCCTGCGTGCGCATCCCGATCACCGGCACCAATCCGAAGGCCAAGCGGCTGGAGTTCCGCTGCCCGGACTCCTCGGGCAACCCGTATCTGGCGTTCGCGGCCATGCTGATGGCCGGCATCGACGGCGTCAAGAACAAGATCGAACCGGCCGCGCCGGTCGACAAGGACCTCTACGAACTGCCCCCCGATGAGGCCGCCGCCATCCCGCAGGCTCCCACCCAGTTGGCCCACGTGATCGACAACCTGGAGGCCGATCACGAATACCTCACCGAAGGCGGGGTTTTCACCCCGGACCTGATCCAGACCTGGATCAACTACAAGCGTGAGAACGAGATCAACCCGGTCAACCTGCGCCCGCACCCCTACGAGTTCGCGCTGTACTACGACTGCTGA
- the gltB gene encoding glutamate synthase large subunit codes for MAPSRVGLYNPAFEHDACGVAMVVDIHGRRSRDIVEKSITALLNLEHRGAAGAEPHSGDGAGILIQVPDQFLRAVTDFELPEEGAYATGIAFLPQSAKDAAAACASVEKIVEAEGLQVLGWRDMPIDDSSLGALARDAMPTFRQLFIGGASGMTLERRAYVVRKRAEHELGSKGPGQDGPGRETVYFPSLSGRTMVYKGMLTTPQLKAFYPDLADERLHSALGIVHSRFSTNTFPSWPLAHPFRRIAHNGEINTVTGNENWMRAREALIRTDVFGDGSPANGKDTADKLFPICTPGASDTARFDEVLELLHLGGRSLPHAVLMMIPEAWERHESMDGPTRAFYEYHDSLMEPWDGPASMTFTDGTLVGAVLDRNGLRPSRIWVTDNGLVVMASEAGVLDLDPATVVHRQRLQPGRMFLVDTAAGRIISDAEIKSTLAAERPYQQWIDEALIGIEELPPGDAPRMEHHRILLRQLVFGYTYEELNLLLAPMARTGAEPIGSMGTDTPVAVLSARPRLLFDYFQQLFAQVTNPPLDAIREEVVTSMQGAVGPEGDLLNTGEPTWRQVVLPQPILSNQELAKLVKLQPDQQIGSRGPHGLSTAVISCLYPVAEGGAGLRAALKQVCARVSAAIDDGASFIVISDRESDETLAPIPSLLATSAVHHHLVAERTRTKVGLVVESGDAREVHHMAVLLGFGAAAINPYLAFESVEDMLDQGLIEGLGREKALANYAKAAAKGVLKVMSKMGISTRASYTGAQLFQPVGISQDVLDEFFTGLYCPIGGITLDDIAADVAARHGLAYLDRTEERAHRQLPVGGEYQWRREGEYHLFNPETVFKLQHSTRTGQYDVFKEYTKLVDDQSERLATLRGLLRFKSGERPPVSIDEVEPATEIVKRFATGAMSYGSISAEAHETLAIAMNRIGGRSNCGEGGEHADRYLPEENGDWRRSAIKQVASARFGVTSDYLVNCTDLQIKIAQGAKPGEGGQLPGNKVYPWIAEVRHATPGVGLISPPPHHDIYSIEDLKQLIHDLKNANPDARIHVKLVAESGVGTVAAGVSKAHADVVLISGHDGGTGAAPMTSLKHAGAPWELGLAETQQTLLLNGLRDRIVVQVDGQLKTGRDVVVAALLGAEEFGFATAPLVVSGCIMMRVCHLDTCPVGVATQNPELRSRFNGQPEFVENFFWFIAEEVREYLAALGFRTLNEAVGQVNALDTTLARAHWKAHKLDLEPVLHEPESAFMNQDLYCSSKQDHGLDKALDQQLIVMSREALDSGTPVRFATSISNVNRTVGTMLGHQVTKAYGAQGLPGDTIDITFTGSAGNSFGAFLPPGITLRVLGDANDYVAKGLSGGRIVIRPPKDAPDGYVAEDNIIGGNVILFGATSGEVFLRGVVGERFAVRNSGAVAVVEGVGDHGCEYMTGGKVVVLGRTGRNFAAGMSGGVAYVYDPNAELPGRLNTEMVELDSFDDFEADDVDWLRGILVAHAEATDSAPARAILADWTEHCRHFVKVMPRDYRRVLAAVAEAKASGTDPNEAIMAAAHG; via the coding sequence ATGGCACCCAGTCGGGTCGGGCTCTACAACCCCGCGTTCGAACACGACGCGTGCGGGGTCGCAATGGTCGTGGACATCCACGGCCGACGTAGCCGCGACATCGTCGAGAAGTCGATCACCGCGCTGCTCAACCTCGAACACCGCGGCGCCGCCGGAGCCGAACCGCACAGCGGCGACGGCGCCGGCATTCTGATCCAGGTGCCGGACCAGTTCCTGCGTGCGGTCACCGATTTCGAACTGCCGGAGGAAGGCGCCTACGCCACCGGCATCGCTTTCCTGCCGCAGTCGGCCAAAGACGCGGCGGCCGCCTGCGCCTCCGTCGAGAAGATCGTCGAAGCCGAAGGGCTGCAGGTGCTCGGATGGCGCGACATGCCGATCGACGACTCGTCGCTGGGCGCCCTCGCCCGTGACGCGATGCCGACTTTCCGGCAGCTGTTCATCGGCGGTGCATCGGGGATGACGTTGGAGCGGCGCGCCTATGTGGTCCGTAAGCGCGCCGAACACGAGCTGGGCAGCAAGGGACCGGGCCAGGACGGCCCGGGCCGTGAAACTGTCTATTTCCCAAGTCTTTCCGGTCGGACCATGGTGTACAAGGGCATGCTGACCACACCTCAGCTCAAGGCCTTCTATCCCGATCTGGCCGACGAGCGGCTGCACAGTGCGCTGGGCATCGTGCACTCCCGGTTCTCCACCAACACGTTTCCGTCGTGGCCGTTGGCGCATCCGTTTCGGCGCATCGCGCACAACGGCGAGATCAACACCGTCACCGGCAATGAGAACTGGATGCGGGCCCGGGAGGCGCTGATCCGCACCGACGTCTTCGGAGACGGGAGCCCCGCGAACGGGAAAGACACCGCCGACAAGCTGTTCCCGATCTGCACGCCGGGAGCCTCCGACACGGCCCGTTTCGACGAGGTGCTCGAACTGCTGCATCTGGGGGGCCGCAGTCTGCCGCACGCGGTGCTGATGATGATCCCGGAAGCCTGGGAGCGGCACGAAAGCATGGACGGGCCTACTCGCGCCTTTTATGAGTACCACGACTCGCTCATGGAGCCCTGGGACGGCCCGGCCTCGATGACGTTCACCGACGGCACACTGGTGGGCGCGGTGCTGGACCGCAACGGCCTGCGGCCGTCGCGGATCTGGGTCACCGACAACGGGCTGGTGGTGATGGCCTCCGAAGCCGGGGTGCTCGACCTCGATCCGGCCACCGTGGTGCACCGGCAACGGCTGCAGCCCGGCCGGATGTTCCTGGTGGACACCGCCGCCGGCCGGATCATCTCCGACGCCGAGATCAAGTCCACGCTGGCGGCTGAGCGCCCCTACCAGCAGTGGATCGACGAGGCTCTGATCGGAATCGAGGAGCTGCCGCCCGGCGACGCACCGCGCATGGAACACCATCGGATCCTGTTGCGCCAATTGGTGTTCGGATACACCTACGAGGAACTCAACCTGTTGCTGGCGCCGATGGCCCGTACCGGCGCCGAGCCGATCGGGTCGATGGGCACCGACACCCCGGTTGCGGTGCTCTCGGCGCGGCCCCGGCTGCTGTTCGACTACTTTCAGCAGTTGTTCGCCCAGGTCACCAATCCGCCGCTGGACGCCATCCGCGAAGAGGTGGTCACCAGCATGCAGGGCGCCGTCGGGCCGGAGGGCGACCTGCTCAACACCGGCGAACCCACCTGGCGGCAGGTCGTGCTGCCGCAGCCGATCCTGAGCAACCAGGAGCTGGCGAAGCTGGTCAAACTGCAACCCGATCAGCAGATCGGGTCCCGGGGGCCGCATGGCCTGTCCACGGCCGTCATCAGCTGCCTGTATCCGGTGGCCGAGGGCGGCGCCGGGCTGCGCGCGGCGCTCAAGCAGGTGTGCGCCCGGGTTTCGGCGGCGATCGACGACGGCGCCAGCTTCATCGTGATCTCGGATCGGGAGTCCGACGAGACGCTGGCGCCCATCCCGTCGCTGCTGGCCACCTCCGCGGTGCATCACCACCTGGTCGCCGAGCGCACCCGCACCAAGGTAGGTCTGGTGGTGGAGTCCGGCGATGCCCGGGAGGTGCACCACATGGCGGTGCTGCTGGGCTTCGGCGCCGCCGCCATCAACCCTTATCTGGCCTTCGAGTCCGTCGAAGACATGCTCGATCAGGGTCTGATCGAGGGTCTCGGTCGTGAGAAGGCGTTGGCCAACTACGCCAAGGCCGCCGCTAAGGGCGTGCTGAAAGTCATGTCCAAGATGGGTATTTCGACACGGGCCTCCTACACCGGTGCGCAACTGTTCCAGCCGGTCGGTATCTCCCAGGATGTCCTCGACGAATTCTTCACCGGCCTGTACTGCCCGATCGGCGGCATCACCCTCGACGACATCGCCGCCGACGTCGCCGCCCGCCACGGGTTGGCCTACCTCGATCGCACCGAGGAGCGCGCCCACCGACAGCTGCCGGTGGGCGGTGAGTACCAGTGGCGTCGCGAGGGGGAGTACCACCTGTTCAACCCCGAGACGGTGTTCAAACTGCAGCACTCGACCCGCACCGGGCAGTACGACGTCTTCAAGGAGTACACCAAGCTGGTCGACGACCAGAGTGAGCGACTGGCCACGCTGCGTGGCCTGCTGAGGTTCAAATCCGGGGAACGGCCGCCGGTGTCGATCGACGAGGTGGAGCCTGCCACCGAGATCGTCAAGCGGTTCGCCACCGGCGCGATGAGTTACGGCTCGATCTCCGCCGAGGCACACGAGACGCTGGCGATCGCGATGAACCGGATCGGTGGCCGGTCCAACTGCGGTGAAGGCGGTGAGCACGCCGACCGCTACCTGCCCGAGGAGAACGGGGACTGGCGGCGCAGTGCGATCAAACAGGTCGCCTCCGCCCGGTTCGGCGTCACCAGCGACTATTTGGTCAACTGCACCGACCTGCAGATCAAGATCGCCCAGGGTGCCAAACCCGGTGAGGGCGGCCAACTCCCGGGTAACAAGGTGTATCCGTGGATCGCCGAGGTTCGTCACGCCACCCCCGGCGTCGGGCTGATCTCGCCCCCGCCGCATCATGACATCTACTCCATCGAGGATCTCAAACAGCTGATCCACGACCTGAAGAACGCCAATCCGGACGCCCGCATCCACGTCAAGCTGGTCGCGGAGAGCGGTGTCGGAACGGTGGCCGCCGGGGTGTCCAAGGCGCACGCCGACGTGGTGCTGATCTCCGGGCACGACGGCGGCACCGGGGCGGCGCCGATGACCTCGCTCAAGCACGCCGGTGCACCATGGGAGCTGGGGCTGGCGGAAACCCAGCAGACGTTGCTGCTCAACGGCCTTCGGGACCGGATCGTGGTGCAGGTCGACGGGCAGCTCAAGACCGGCCGCGACGTGGTGGTCGCCGCGCTGTTGGGCGCCGAGGAATTCGGCTTCGCCACCGCACCGCTGGTGGTGTCGGGCTGCATCATGATGCGGGTCTGCCACCTGGACACCTGCCCGGTCGGGGTCGCCACCCAGAACCCGGAGTTGCGCAGCCGCTTCAACGGCCAGCCCGAGTTCGTGGAGAACTTCTTCTGGTTCATCGCCGAGGAGGTTCGCGAATACCTTGCCGCACTGGGCTTCCGAACCCTCAACGAAGCGGTCGGACAGGTGAACGCACTGGACACCACGCTGGCGCGCGCGCACTGGAAGGCCCACAAGCTCGATCTGGAGCCGGTGCTGCACGAGCCGGAGTCCGCGTTCATGAATCAGGACCTGTACTGCAGCTCCAAGCAGGACCACGGGCTGGACAAGGCGCTGGATCAGCAGTTGATCGTGATGAGCCGCGAGGCGCTCGACTCCGGCACCCCGGTCCGGTTCGCCACCTCGATCTCCAACGTCAATCGGACCGTCGGGACCATGCTTGGCCACCAGGTCACCAAAGCCTATGGTGCCCAGGGCCTACCGGGAGACACCATCGACATCACCTTCACCGGTTCCGCCGGTAACAGCTTCGGGGCGTTCCTGCCGCCGGGGATCACCCTGCGGGTCCTCGGTGACGCCAACGATTATGTGGCCAAGGGCCTGTCCGGCGGCCGGATCGTGATCCGGCCACCGAAGGATGCGCCCGACGGATACGTCGCCGAGGACAACATCATCGGCGGCAACGTGATCTTGTTCGGCGCCACCAGCGGTGAGGTGTTCCTGCGCGGGGTGGTCGGCGAACGGTTCGCGGTGCGCAACTCCGGGGCCGTCGCGGTGGTCGAGGGCGTCGGTGACCACGGCTGCGAATACATGACCGGCGGCAAGGTCGTGGTGCTGGGCCGCACCGGACGCAACTTCGCCGCCGGCATGTCCGGTGGTGTCGCCTACGTCTACGACCCGAACGCCGAACTGCCGGGCCGGCTCAACACCGAGATGGTGGAGCTGGATTCGTTCGACGATTTCGAGGCCGACGATGTCGACTGGCTGCGCGGCATCCTGGTCGCCCACGCCGAGGCCACCGACTCCGCACCCGCCCGGGCCATCCTGGCCGACTGGACAGAACACTGCCGCCACTTCGTCAAGGTGATGCCGCGTGACTACCGGCGGGTGCTCGCCGCGGTGGCCGAGGCGAAGGCGAGCGGCACCGATCCGAACGAGGCGATTATGGCGGCAGCTCATGGCTGA